One genomic window of Chlamydiales bacterium STE3 includes the following:
- a CDS encoding Uncharacterized protein (Product derived from UniProtKB/Trembl:D1R518) produces MKSFLTRDVSAFFVRRFSSFTYLNCTQFLVALIDNVYKFLLVFFLIHLQGIESTHKIMAFTGATFVLPFLLFSATSGTLADRFSKRNVIVFAKIFEFVVMLFGVVCFYYKSLFGCYAILFLLATTSAIFGPSKYGILPELVSTEKISKANGLMTSFTFLAIILGTFLASFILDYTNRNYLLASILCCGISLAGLLASFCIEYTPPSGSEQRFNLFFLNQIYATLKTASNDPSLLMAMLGSSFFLFLGAFVQLNIIPFALQSLHLTDIQGGYLFLITALGIGTGSLVAGKISGHTVELGLVPIAGLIIVVCCYFLDLFSNHLYMVVPLLITLGFFGGMYQIPLDSFIQVSSPSKNRGEFVAATNFLSFFGVLCASALVFLVTEVLGFHADKGFTIIGSLTLGVISIMAFQYFDYLTRFIGTILSRLHFRTTLIGNKNIPDSPAIYVCYHQAWNETLILLGSQRRRMRFFIEDEKDHTKWLKRLYLMLRVVFIPAPEPLQNNKACLNTIMSTLHSGISVCIFVNNVDVLQEIEKLKHAYSFREGLEGTNYPMIPVVIEKGEKNKKPRFFKRILNRFRVPAEIHFGSQDNVNQLCSGLN; encoded by the coding sequence ATGAAATCTTTTTTAACTCGTGATGTTTCAGCTTTTTTTGTTAGACGTTTCTCCTCTTTTACCTATCTTAATTGTACCCAATTTCTCGTCGCGTTGATCGACAATGTGTACAAATTCTTACTCGTCTTTTTTCTTATTCATCTGCAGGGGATAGAGAGCACTCACAAGATCATGGCTTTCACTGGAGCAACATTTGTTTTACCTTTTTTGCTCTTTTCGGCTACTTCAGGAACACTTGCTGATCGATTCAGTAAACGCAATGTGATCGTCTTTGCGAAAATTTTTGAATTTGTCGTCATGCTTTTTGGTGTTGTCTGTTTTTACTATAAAAGTCTCTTTGGCTGTTATGCGATTTTGTTTCTTTTGGCGACGACGAGTGCGATTTTCGGCCCTTCGAAATATGGGATTCTTCCTGAACTTGTTTCAACGGAGAAAATTTCGAAAGCGAATGGGTTGATGACCTCTTTTACATTTCTAGCGATTATTTTGGGCACCTTCTTAGCCTCATTTATTTTGGATTACACCAACCGCAATTACCTTTTGGCCTCCATTCTTTGCTGCGGCATCTCATTGGCAGGGCTATTGGCCAGTTTTTGTATCGAATACACCCCTCCTTCAGGCTCCGAACAGCGTTTTAATTTATTCTTTTTGAATCAAATTTATGCCACGCTCAAAACAGCGAGTAACGATCCTTCCCTTTTGATGGCGATGCTCGGCTCCTCGTTTTTCCTTTTTTTAGGTGCGTTTGTCCAGTTAAATATTATCCCTTTTGCGCTGCAATCGCTGCATCTTACCGACATTCAAGGAGGTTATCTTTTTTTGATTACCGCTCTTGGCATAGGTACGGGGTCTTTAGTTGCAGGAAAAATCTCTGGCCATACTGTTGAGCTTGGCTTGGTGCCGATAGCTGGTCTTATTATTGTGGTCTGCTGCTACTTTTTAGACCTCTTTTCTAACCATCTTTATATGGTAGTACCTTTGTTGATTACTTTGGGCTTTTTTGGAGGGATGTATCAAATTCCGTTGGATTCGTTTATTCAGGTCTCCAGCCCAAGCAAAAACCGCGGAGAGTTTGTCGCTGCAACGAATTTTTTGAGTTTTTTTGGTGTTTTGTGTGCATCGGCACTCGTCTTCCTTGTGACTGAGGTGCTGGGTTTCCACGCGGATAAGGGCTTTACAATCATTGGGTCGCTGACTCTTGGGGTGATTTCAATCATGGCGTTTCAGTATTTTGATTACCTAACGCGTTTTATCGGTACGATTTTATCCCGACTACACTTCCGTACGACGTTGATTGGAAATAAAAATATCCCCGACAGTCCTGCGATCTATGTTTGCTACCATCAGGCGTGGAATGAGACGCTGATTTTGTTGGGATCACAGCGCCGCAGAATGCGCTTTTTCATCGAAGATGAGAAAGATCATACGAAATGGTTGAAGCGCCTCTATTTAATGTTACGCGTGGTCTTTATTCCGGCCCCTGAGCCTTTACAAAATAATAAGGCCTGTCTAAATACGATTATGAGCACATTGCACAGTGGGATTTCAGTTTGCATTTTCGTAAATAATGTGGATGTTTTGCAGGAGATTGAGAAGCTGAAACATGCTTATTCTTTCCGCGAGGGTTTAGAGGGAACGAATTACCCGATGATTCCTGTAGTGATCGAAAAAGGCGAAAAGAACAAAAAGCCTCGTTTTTTTAAGAGGATTTTAAACCGCTTCCGTGTTCCTGCTGAAATCCATTTTGGCTCTCAAGACAATGTGAATCAACTCTGTTCAGGCCTAAACTAG
- a CDS encoding putative exodeoxyribonuclease V alpha chain recD (Product derived from UniProtKB/Trembl:Q6MFB5;Gene name derived from UniProtKB/Trembl:Q6MFB5), with protein MALAAFTTFSPNCMMNKDLFNPIETALAERMLDPYPQHRKAAFFIKTLLLAAKKGHLCLYIDEKRIEPSLNHFFEELEQETKLRESLAHLPSDLWQEWVNDAVIEAPICRRGNYYYFQRYFLAEKKVFNEWQRLNAAQPAISCGQLPESEEGLLAEQYQAIQLACAKSFVILSGGPGTGKTFTAGRMIKTFLKTLMPEVRKNYRIALAAPTGKAAAHLEQSLTQAFADDPHLKITGKTLHNLLSIGKLGASKGFLPYDFIVVDESSMIDVELMAALLSSVQSGTRLILIGDENQLPPVEAGGVFADLKAIHPHAITLSKCLRAELKELVDFGKHINNGRSQEALALMNSPSLSRIDPEKVSFKALLEEVAQRFLSEENKNFCILTPLRQGPFGNDAINQLIASALKKKARGAFRAPIMIAVNDHKQELFNGELGFLEKQNAKLESLTIEDFAYFPNERKFYALLLPRFEYAYCLSVHKSQGSEFEEILLILPEGSEHFGRKVIYTAVTRAKKKMTIYGTEAVLKKTLEANVERLSGIRPLA; from the coding sequence ATGGCTCTTGCGGCATTTACCACTTTTTCCCCGAATTGCATGATGAATAAAGATCTTTTTAATCCAATAGAAACCGCGTTAGCCGAAAGAATGTTGGACCCCTATCCCCAGCACCGAAAGGCAGCCTTTTTTATTAAAACGCTTCTACTGGCAGCTAAAAAAGGACACCTTTGCCTTTATATTGATGAAAAAAGAATTGAGCCAAGCTTAAACCATTTTTTTGAAGAACTTGAACAAGAAACCAAGCTGAGAGAAAGCCTTGCCCATTTACCATCCGATTTATGGCAGGAATGGGTGAACGATGCGGTAATAGAGGCACCCATTTGCAGGCGAGGAAATTACTACTATTTCCAACGCTATTTTTTAGCAGAAAAAAAAGTCTTTAATGAATGGCAGAGGTTAAATGCTGCGCAGCCGGCTATCTCTTGTGGCCAGCTACCGGAGAGTGAGGAGGGGCTGCTTGCGGAACAGTATCAAGCTATTCAATTGGCCTGCGCAAAAAGCTTTGTAATACTTTCTGGAGGGCCTGGCACAGGCAAGACATTTACCGCGGGAAGAATGATCAAAACGTTTTTAAAGACCCTTATGCCAGAGGTAAGGAAAAACTATAGGATTGCCTTAGCTGCTCCAACTGGAAAAGCTGCAGCCCACCTTGAGCAAAGCTTGACTCAAGCTTTTGCCGATGATCCTCATTTAAAAATCACAGGAAAAACGCTTCATAACTTGCTCAGCATTGGAAAACTTGGCGCCTCTAAGGGTTTTTTGCCTTATGATTTTATCGTGGTTGATGAAAGCTCAATGATTGATGTGGAACTGATGGCCGCGCTTTTATCTTCTGTACAATCCGGAACACGTCTTATTTTAATAGGAGATGAAAATCAACTTCCTCCCGTTGAAGCAGGAGGAGTCTTTGCTGATCTAAAAGCTATACATCCCCATGCGATCACCCTTTCCAAGTGCTTGCGTGCTGAACTAAAAGAACTCGTAGATTTTGGTAAACATATCAATAACGGTCGCAGCCAAGAAGCTTTAGCTTTGATGAATAGCCCTTCTCTTTCACGCATTGACCCAGAAAAAGTCTCTTTTAAAGCCCTTCTAGAAGAAGTAGCCCAGCGCTTTTTATCTGAAGAGAACAAAAACTTTTGTATTTTGACTCCGCTCCGTCAAGGCCCTTTTGGCAATGATGCTATCAACCAGCTCATCGCTTCTGCGTTAAAAAAGAAAGCAAGAGGAGCCTTTAGGGCGCCGATCATGATAGCCGTTAACGATCATAAGCAAGAGCTTTTCAACGGAGAGCTTGGATTTTTAGAAAAGCAAAATGCTAAGTTAGAATCACTTACTATAGAGGATTTTGCTTACTTTCCCAATGAACGCAAATTTTATGCTCTCTTATTGCCTCGATTTGAGTATGCTTACTGCCTCTCTGTTCACAAAAGCCAGGGTAGCGAATTTGAAGAGATTCTTCTTATCTTACCCGAAGGCTCTGAACATTTTGGGCGCAAAGTGATCTACACAGCAGTTACACGAGCTAAAAAGAAAATGACTATTTACGGTACTGAAGCGGTTTTAAAAAAAACGCTCGAAGCTAACGTAGAAAGGCTCTCGGGTATTAGACCTCTTGCATAA
- a CDS encoding Uncharacterized protein (Product derived from UniProtKB/Trembl:F8KUX6), whose amino-acid sequence MGAKMMFNILDRKERIRQNRFLEASAGTGKTFSIENLYARLLIENKDLSIENILVVTFTKAAAQDLRNRIKKNLTRLLQSLEKEQERPDFLKAHCDLESKKELELRLLLEEALYHFDQAAIFTIHGFCFKALQENSFEAGVSGTSPESSVLKEELIDLVHTFLVTELNPHEVSLAQLEIVIKHHQGKVQKLKECLLQNILKGAEIICPANYEQCFHSFLKVVDKLKEEGWQQELVLSDLLSLAPQYLEICDRSGKLKKENLEKLMRFAALFAESPTPSQFDQQLKDQFYVYHAFREIKKKAKAKLPLLNYPQLLRVIEEHLWPVVQKASEPMAIFANLAASCQKKLQHYLEENNKLEFSFLLKKMQQVVAQNDVLKEKIREQYQVVVIDEFQDTDPLQWEIFHQLFFQSNSSSIVYLVGDPKQSIYSFRSADIYTYLQAEKAMGSACKASLTVNYRSQPSLIDALNLLFSEENAPGWIDLPLLQSYLPYKPVFAPPHVENRHFKDTLGSVHFSVALADPDDKLETLEENFFFPFYAQEMQRLKVLEGISYQEMAILVHDRYQAKRLMRYLKQQKVPSVLQKTSSIAQSIMLPAFRDLLLGFLYPRRESLFKAALAGKIIALDFSQMQVLQESLHHAKALEQALSLKETLVKNGLGPFFKDLLDSCWLNEERSVREKMVSSEGGATLIDELLHIVSLLIEYEAASFASPEKIAEYIEEIILTYDTENEEFKIQQDLTLDAVNVLTIHASKGLEYEIVFALGLCNRTVLKENLISDRHKAPSSLAFFPKESLTHVLHRQECDAEKMRQLYVAMTRAKYRLYMPCIKGWKVPKVGGASPIELFLARLNQPLCKHEEIYFRLGKDVVANLEAMLPLASGKITLSHPKSEELALETFDSMYTTLVEPVAVSIPGKTLYCSSFSSLAQHTGSNPSLILTPKDFTIEEKNPHSLPAGRETGILFHEVLQKISFQMDENELRQAVHGYLKSSHFSEWVEVFVSMIKMLLSCPLGEEKVCLKDLDAGSCFKEMEFLYPQGLMKGINIPPGFIHGIVDLVCKMNGKYYLIDWKTNWLGEDDSFYSREGMHQAMMANHYHLQASLYAKAFKQYVKLFDIRPFEELFGGAFYIFLRGVKQDGSCGIYHFFPELHDE is encoded by the coding sequence CTGGGGGCTAAGATGATGTTTAATATTCTCGATCGCAAAGAGAGGATACGGCAAAATCGCTTTTTAGAAGCTTCTGCTGGAACAGGAAAGACTTTTTCGATTGAAAATCTCTATGCCCGACTGTTGATTGAAAATAAAGATCTATCTATCGAGAACATCCTTGTTGTGACTTTTACCAAAGCGGCGGCACAAGATTTGCGCAATAGAATTAAAAAAAATTTAACTCGGTTGCTGCAATCTTTAGAAAAGGAACAAGAAAGACCTGACTTTTTAAAAGCCCATTGTGATTTAGAATCCAAGAAGGAATTAGAGCTCAGATTGCTTTTAGAAGAAGCCCTTTACCATTTTGATCAAGCTGCCATTTTTACCATCCATGGGTTTTGTTTTAAAGCTTTGCAAGAAAATTCTTTTGAAGCAGGAGTGAGCGGAACGTCTCCGGAAAGTTCTGTGCTCAAAGAAGAATTGATCGATCTTGTTCATACCTTTTTGGTGACGGAATTAAACCCGCATGAGGTGAGCCTTGCCCAACTAGAGATTGTAATTAAACACCATCAAGGAAAAGTCCAAAAACTAAAAGAATGCCTCTTACAGAATATCTTAAAGGGTGCAGAAATCATTTGCCCGGCCAATTACGAACAATGTTTCCACAGTTTTTTAAAGGTTGTCGATAAACTAAAGGAGGAGGGGTGGCAGCAAGAGCTTGTGCTTTCAGACTTACTATCTTTAGCTCCTCAGTATCTGGAAATTTGCGATCGTAGTGGGAAACTAAAGAAAGAGAACTTAGAGAAATTGATGCGCTTTGCCGCCCTTTTTGCAGAAAGTCCAACTCCTTCTCAATTTGATCAGCAGCTCAAAGATCAATTTTATGTCTATCATGCTTTTCGCGAGATAAAGAAAAAAGCAAAAGCCAAGCTGCCTCTTCTAAATTATCCCCAATTGCTCCGTGTTATAGAAGAGCATTTATGGCCAGTTGTTCAAAAGGCTAGCGAACCCATGGCTATTTTTGCCAATCTCGCTGCTAGTTGCCAGAAAAAGCTGCAACATTATCTAGAAGAAAATAATAAACTCGAGTTTTCTTTTTTATTGAAGAAGATGCAGCAAGTGGTGGCGCAAAATGATGTTCTAAAAGAAAAAATTCGCGAGCAATACCAAGTGGTGGTTATCGATGAATTTCAAGATACTGATCCCTTACAATGGGAAATTTTTCATCAGCTTTTCTTCCAAAGTAATAGCTCTTCAATTGTCTACCTGGTTGGTGATCCCAAGCAGTCGATTTACTCCTTCAGGAGCGCAGATATTTATACCTACTTGCAGGCTGAGAAAGCCATGGGTAGCGCTTGTAAGGCTTCCCTTACGGTAAACTACCGTTCGCAGCCCTCTTTAATTGATGCTCTGAACCTGTTATTTAGCGAAGAGAATGCACCTGGATGGATCGATTTGCCACTTTTACAGAGCTATTTACCTTACAAGCCTGTCTTTGCTCCCCCCCATGTCGAAAATCGCCATTTCAAAGACACCTTAGGGAGTGTGCATTTTTCGGTTGCACTAGCAGACCCCGACGATAAATTAGAAACTTTAGAAGAAAACTTCTTTTTCCCCTTTTATGCTCAAGAGATGCAGCGTTTAAAGGTCCTGGAAGGGATCAGCTACCAGGAGATGGCTATCTTAGTCCATGACCGCTACCAAGCCAAACGCTTGATGCGCTATTTAAAGCAGCAAAAAGTTCCTTCTGTTTTACAGAAAACAAGCAGCATCGCTCAATCCATCATGCTTCCTGCTTTCCGCGATTTACTCCTTGGCTTTTTATATCCAAGGAGAGAAAGCCTTTTCAAAGCAGCCCTTGCAGGGAAAATTATAGCTTTAGACTTTAGCCAGATGCAGGTTTTACAAGAGAGCTTGCACCATGCTAAGGCCTTAGAGCAAGCACTTTCTTTAAAAGAAACACTTGTCAAAAATGGTTTAGGCCCTTTTTTTAAAGACTTGCTCGATAGCTGTTGGCTCAACGAGGAACGAAGCGTAAGAGAAAAAATGGTTAGCAGTGAGGGCGGTGCAACTCTTATTGATGAGCTTTTGCATATTGTCTCGTTGCTTATTGAATATGAAGCTGCCTCTTTCGCCTCGCCTGAAAAAATCGCTGAATACATCGAAGAAATCATTCTAACATATGATACTGAGAATGAAGAATTTAAAATACAGCAGGACCTCACTTTAGATGCTGTCAATGTTTTGACAATCCATGCAAGTAAAGGTTTAGAGTATGAAATTGTCTTTGCTCTTGGTTTGTGTAACCGGACAGTGTTAAAAGAAAATTTGATTAGCGATCGCCATAAAGCACCTTCTTCCTTAGCTTTTTTTCCAAAAGAAAGCCTGACCCATGTGCTACATCGCCAGGAGTGTGATGCAGAAAAAATGCGTCAGCTTTATGTGGCAATGACACGAGCAAAATACCGTCTTTACATGCCCTGCATTAAAGGCTGGAAGGTTCCTAAAGTTGGCGGTGCTTCTCCTATAGAGCTTTTTTTAGCTCGTCTGAACCAACCGCTCTGTAAGCATGAAGAGATTTACTTTAGACTGGGGAAAGATGTTGTTGCTAATTTAGAAGCGATGCTACCTCTTGCATCTGGAAAAATCACCCTTTCTCACCCAAAAAGCGAAGAGCTTGCCCTAGAAACGTTTGATTCAATGTATACCACTTTGGTTGAACCTGTTGCAGTGTCAATACCAGGAAAGACTCTTTACTGTTCCTCCTTCAGCTCCCTTGCACAGCATACCGGGTCCAATCCTTCTCTGATTCTTACTCCTAAAGATTTTACTATTGAAGAAAAAAACCCTCATAGCTTACCTGCTGGACGAGAGACAGGAATTCTTTTTCATGAAGTTTTACAAAAAATTTCTTTTCAAATGGATGAAAATGAATTAAGACAGGCCGTGCATGGTTATCTAAAATCCAGCCATTTTAGCGAATGGGTTGAAGTATTCGTCTCAATGATCAAAATGCTTTTAAGCTGCCCCCTCGGTGAAGAAAAAGTTTGTTTAAAAGATCTTGATGCGGGCTCTTGCTTTAAAGAGATGGAATTTTTATATCCACAAGGCCTCATGAAAGGCATTAACATACCTCCAGGATTTATTCATGGTATTGTCGACCTCGTTTGCAAAATGAATGGAAAATACTACTTGATCGACTGGAAAACAAATTGGTTGGGAGAAGATGATTCATTTTATTCTCGCGAGGGCATGCATCAAGCAATGATGGCTAATCACTACCATCTGCAAGCCTCCCTTTACGCGAAAGCATTTAAACAATATGTAAAGCTGTTTGACATTCGCCCGTTTGAAGAGCTTTTTGGCGGAGCTTTTTATATTTTCTTAAGAGGTGTAAAACAAGATGGCTCTTGCGGCATTTACCACTTTTTCCCCGAATTGCATGATGAATAA
- a CDS encoding Uncharacterized protein (Product derived from UniProtKB/Trembl:F8L4I9), translating to MAKILGFLLSIFTSFSLFADFNYSRESNKIVNAFIKEKKKTLKVYPFGIGGGERGEVNLISLYFDCYRLVDKTEAQKILVTLVEDLAQRFNENKKIRPYLHHFPFGAESIHILIGFKDASRKSLFESSDQLVSLQDGMVRYSEYNQMTDKYECKGFEPYEEVLKAYKENLETQKY from the coding sequence ATGGCAAAAATATTAGGATTTCTTCTTTCAATATTTACAAGCTTCTCTCTTTTTGCAGATTTTAATTATTCAAGGGAATCCAACAAAATAGTTAATGCTTTCATAAAAGAGAAAAAGAAAACTCTAAAGGTTTATCCTTTTGGGATAGGAGGAGGAGAAAGAGGAGAAGTTAATCTTATTTCTCTTTATTTCGATTGCTACAGACTTGTGGATAAAACTGAAGCGCAGAAAATTCTTGTGACTCTTGTAGAAGATTTAGCTCAACGCTTTAATGAGAACAAGAAAATTCGCCCCTATCTGCATCACTTTCCTTTTGGAGCTGAGAGCATCCATATTCTCATTGGCTTTAAAGATGCTTCCCGTAAGTCCCTTTTTGAAAGCTCTGATCAATTGGTATCTTTGCAAGACGGTATGGTCCGATACAGTGAATATAACCAAATGACTGATAAATATGAATGTAAGGGATTCGAGCCTTATGAAGAAGTTCTGAAAGCCTATAAAGAAAATTTAGAAACGCAAAAATACTAA
- a CDS encoding Uncharacterized protein (Product derived from UniProtKB/Trembl:D1R7X4) → MIARVFLSAIKSPPMDQAFIYLSNRLEILYEGFKKALFYRGADPFAKRLVIVPSPAMKSYLRRTMAEDPDLQITFGLEFAFLDQGLEQLKQSLSSFDKRKRLPSCIELSLNIEHEINQILKEEGHLSLWQPLIKYFKENKQKKIAVKACWLADELACLFLNYGEYGPEMLANWVSASSEDWQAELWRRMYLRKNFLPLYQALNQELTKPTHFREVHLFGLSFISDLKNAFFKKLAAVIPVYSWLLSPCQNLWSDIRSDKESNRISTFWLEKGTPLDNLESLVSLLRDRNSLLANFGRLGRHMAEMIEEHYPQHYSQYALMQGALNYSCYEERLSPETAILPSSQPLSLLEAVQADLTLLRNSEQKLHLLDEQSIQVHASSSLLREVENVYNVLLKLIAESQEPIEPHEIIVMAPEITQYAPYIDLVFGHKESLLDYQIMDLKLASKGELSQLFLQFLRLAESKWRVDDVVKLLSSPLFLKKQEMTFEEFSDLKKWLEDQQIFWGLNNAHRSGVLEKEGFKPLLEGSEKGTWQEGIDSLLMGMIYRLEEEGNLSSAFPHPKNKIDLSQADLLGKFIRFLKNMEQDLLPIANAEERTLQEWGSYFLQLLESYFSTFSYDEAVNEEIDAIIKVINRLQRSGEEIPEARFSVRTVLTRLISLFEAKEHCYREKHFQALRFSSLLPMRAVPAKVVVLMGMNEEIYPRKESKSSLNRLLKYPKKNYCPSQTDYDRYLFLEALLSARKRLLISYIAKGSSNGKKCPPSSIVNEFLDYLDAHYILNEDLPSSRIIYEHPYFSFDPRYFQRNSKFQSSSMKDFYAALAYIRQGKEPATFLRHFNAPQKSLCCQASKEHVLEIKNLQLLAKHPLRRYLNKTLGIYLNAKPQEIAELELSSLERFALKKKGLTQPIEKIFSSADKKRVWPYAPFDGLAKQKVAEDILQLEEGLERFHLKKEELFECEFSLACQKPERTSNGLLIPAPLIETQHGPVKLIGNLPTLSPKGFLFFGKKDFKNAVRHFPYWLLFSLLPEVFCEKQILFMEKQTILPPADHCEQQLRTFIEYSFMAEQTISPLMPEWIGTFLEGSPEKLQKCMEASLSDSFTGFQDPYMLWIFHEEALPDTTKMIQDWQPLAQQLFGSLQEAWGLR, encoded by the coding sequence ATGATTGCCAGAGTTTTCCTATCTGCGATAAAATCCCCGCCTATGGATCAAGCTTTTATTTACTTAAGCAACCGTTTGGAAATCCTTTACGAGGGATTTAAAAAGGCTCTTTTTTATCGAGGAGCAGACCCTTTTGCAAAGCGCCTTGTGATCGTCCCCAGCCCAGCAATGAAAAGTTATCTAAGACGTACAATGGCCGAAGACCCTGACTTGCAAATTACATTTGGGCTGGAATTTGCTTTTTTAGATCAAGGACTTGAACAGTTAAAACAGTCGCTCTCTTCCTTTGATAAAAGAAAGCGCCTACCTTCCTGTATAGAATTAAGTCTTAATATAGAACATGAGATTAACCAAATTCTTAAAGAAGAGGGACATCTTTCCCTCTGGCAACCTCTTATCAAATACTTTAAGGAGAATAAACAAAAAAAAATAGCAGTGAAAGCGTGTTGGCTTGCAGATGAATTAGCATGCCTTTTTCTAAATTATGGAGAATATGGCCCGGAGATGCTTGCAAATTGGGTGAGTGCAAGTAGTGAGGACTGGCAAGCAGAACTTTGGCGCAGGATGTATTTGAGGAAAAATTTCCTCCCCCTCTACCAGGCTCTTAACCAAGAGCTGACCAAACCAACCCATTTCCGCGAAGTGCATCTTTTTGGACTGAGTTTCATATCAGATTTAAAGAATGCTTTTTTTAAAAAGTTAGCGGCAGTCATCCCTGTCTACTCTTGGCTCCTTTCCCCCTGTCAAAACTTATGGAGTGACATTCGCTCGGATAAAGAAAGCAACAGGATCTCAACCTTCTGGCTTGAGAAAGGAACGCCTTTAGACAATCTCGAAAGTCTTGTCTCATTACTAAGGGACCGAAACTCTCTCCTCGCCAACTTTGGAAGGTTAGGACGTCATATGGCTGAAATGATCGAAGAGCATTATCCTCAACACTACAGCCAGTATGCTTTGATGCAAGGCGCTTTAAACTACTCTTGCTATGAAGAGCGTTTATCGCCTGAGACAGCAATCCTCCCATCCTCCCAGCCGCTTTCTCTGCTGGAAGCAGTCCAAGCAGACTTGACCCTTTTACGCAACTCCGAACAAAAACTCCACCTGCTGGATGAGCAGAGCATTCAAGTCCACGCTTCTTCCTCGCTACTTCGGGAAGTAGAAAATGTCTATAACGTACTGTTAAAGCTCATTGCAGAAAGCCAAGAACCGATAGAGCCGCATGAAATCATCGTAATGGCTCCAGAGATTACCCAGTATGCTCCCTACATCGATCTTGTCTTTGGGCATAAGGAAAGCTTGCTTGACTACCAAATTATGGATTTAAAGCTTGCTTCTAAAGGTGAGCTTTCGCAACTATTCCTGCAATTCCTCCGTTTAGCAGAGTCTAAATGGAGAGTTGATGACGTTGTCAAACTCCTCTCCTCTCCTCTTTTTTTAAAAAAGCAAGAAATGACATTTGAGGAGTTTTCCGACTTAAAGAAGTGGCTAGAGGATCAGCAAATTTTTTGGGGTTTAAATAACGCTCACCGTTCGGGGGTTTTGGAAAAAGAGGGCTTTAAGCCATTGCTTGAGGGTTCTGAAAAGGGGACTTGGCAAGAAGGTATCGATTCTCTTCTAATGGGAATGATTTATAGACTAGAAGAAGAAGGAAATCTCTCTTCGGCTTTTCCTCATCCAAAAAATAAAATCGATCTTTCTCAGGCAGACCTTCTAGGAAAATTCATTCGTTTTTTGAAAAACATGGAACAGGATCTTTTGCCTATCGCCAATGCAGAGGAAAGGACTTTACAGGAATGGGGAAGCTACTTTTTACAACTTTTAGAGTCCTATTTCAGTACTTTCTCTTATGATGAAGCTGTAAATGAAGAAATAGATGCCATCATTAAAGTGATCAATCGCTTACAAAGAAGTGGTGAAGAGATTCCCGAAGCACGCTTTTCTGTCCGTACTGTCCTGACTCGGCTCATTTCCCTATTTGAAGCTAAGGAACACTGCTACCGCGAAAAACACTTTCAAGCCTTGCGTTTTTCTTCCCTATTGCCCATGCGTGCTGTCCCCGCTAAAGTTGTTGTCTTGATGGGGATGAATGAAGAGATTTATCCAAGAAAAGAGAGCAAAAGTTCATTAAATCGTCTTTTAAAGTACCCTAAAAAAAATTACTGCCCTTCTCAAACAGATTATGACAGGTACTTATTTTTAGAAGCGTTGTTATCGGCAAGAAAAAGGCTGCTTATCTCCTACATCGCAAAAGGCTCTTCGAATGGTAAGAAATGCCCTCCCTCTTCAATTGTCAACGAATTTTTAGATTATTTGGATGCCCATTACATTTTAAACGAAGATCTGCCCTCTTCTCGTATTATTTATGAGCACCCCTATTTCTCCTTTGACCCGCGTTATTTTCAAAGAAATAGTAAATTTCAAAGCAGCTCCATGAAAGATTTTTATGCTGCTTTAGCCTATATTCGCCAAGGAAAAGAGCCTGCAACCTTTCTTAGACACTTTAACGCTCCTCAAAAAAGCTTATGCTGTCAAGCTTCTAAAGAACATGTGCTAGAGATAAAAAACCTCCAGCTTTTAGCCAAACACCCTCTTCGAAGGTACTTAAACAAAACATTGGGAATTTATCTCAACGCGAAGCCGCAGGAAATAGCCGAACTAGAACTTTCCTCTTTAGAACGTTTTGCGCTGAAAAAAAAAGGACTTACACAACCTATTGAGAAGATTTTCTCTTCCGCTGATAAAAAGCGTGTTTGGCCCTATGCGCCCTTTGATGGTCTTGCCAAGCAAAAAGTGGCGGAGGATATCCTTCAGTTAGAAGAAGGGCTCGAAAGGTTCCATCTAAAGAAGGAAGAGCTTTTCGAATGCGAGTTTAGTTTGGCTTGCCAAAAGCCCGAACGCACCTCTAATGGGCTTTTAATCCCTGCACCTCTTATTGAAACGCAACACGGCCCAGTTAAATTGATTGGCAATTTGCCCACACTTTCTCCAAAGGGGTTTTTGTTTTTTGGAAAAAAAGATTTTAAAAATGCCGTGCGCCATTTCCCCTACTGGCTTCTTTTCTCATTGCTGCCAGAAGTCTTTTGTGAAAAACAGATTTTGTTTATGGAAAAACAGACGATCCTGCCTCCTGCTGATCATTGTGAGCAGCAACTAAGAACATTTATTGAGTACTCTTTTATGGCAGAGCAGACCATTTCACCCTTGATGCCAGAATGGATTGGCACTTTTTTAGAAGGATCACCGGAAAAGCTACAAAAGTGTATGGAGGCTTCTCTCTCTGACTCCTTTACAGGATTTCAAGATCCCTACATGCTTTGGATTTTTCATGAAGAGGCTTTACCTGATACTACAAAGATGATCCAAGACTGGCAGCCACTTGCTCAACAACTATTTGGTTCGCTGCAGGAAGCCTGGGGGCTAAGATGA